One Setaria viridis chromosome 3, Setaria_viridis_v4.0, whole genome shotgun sequence DNA window includes the following coding sequences:
- the LOC117847593 gene encoding caffeoylshikimate esterase isoform X1: MDVQYHEEYVRNPRGVQLFTCGWLPASSSPKALVFLCHGYGMECSDFMRACGIKLATAGYGVFGIDYEGHGKSMGARCYIQKFDNLVADCDRFFKSICAMEDYRNKSRFLYGESMGGAVALLLHRKDPIFWDGAVLVAPMCKISEKVKPHPVVITLLTQVEEIIPKWKIVPTKDVIDSAFKDPVKREKIRKNKLIYQDKPRLKTALELLRTSMDVEDSLSEVRMPFFILHGEADMVTDPEVSRALYERAASTDKTIKLYPGMWHGLTAGEPDENVELVFADIVAWLDERSRHWKPEERVRPPSEPEMFHQVAPTKITRVASSGGTEGPVPAQGRPQRRGSFLCGLGGRPHQQQCRM, translated from the exons ATGGACGTACAATACCATGAG GAGTACGTGAGGAATCCGCGGGGCGTGCAGCTCTTCACGTGCGGCTGGCtgccggcgtcctcctcgcccAAGGCGCTCGTCTTCCTCTGCCATG GTTACGGAATGGAGTGCAGCGACTTCATGAGAG CATGTGGGATCAAGCTTGCCACAGCAGGGTATGGTGTGTTTGGGATTGATTATGAGGGCCACGGCAAGTCCATGGGTGCCAGGTGCTACATCCAGAAGTTTGATAATCTTGTGGCTGACTGCGACAGGTTCTTCAAGTCCATCTGTG CCATGGAGGATTACAGAAACAAAAGCCGATTCTTGTACGGCGAGTCCATGGGAGGAGCCGTGGCTCTACTGCTGCACAGGAAGGATCCGATCTTCTGGGACGGTGCTGTCCTTGTAGCGCCAATGTGCAAG ATATCAGAGAAAGTGAAACCACACCCCGTCGTGATCACCCTCCTGACGCAGGTGGAAGAGATCATCCCGAAGTGGAAGATAGTCCCCACCAAAGACGTCATCGACTCTGCGTTCAAGGACCCTGTGAAGCGCGAAAAG ATCAGGAAGAACAAGCTCATCTACCAGGACAAGCCCCGGCTTAAGACAGCACTGGAGCTGCTCAGAACCAGCATGGATGTGGAAGATAGCCTGTCAGAG GTGAGGATGCCATTCTTCATCCTGCACGGCGAGGCCGACATGGTGACTGACCCAGAGGTCAGCCGAGCCCTGTATGAGAGGGCAGCCAGCACTGACAAGACCATCAAGCTCTACCCAGGGATGTGGCACGGCCTCACCGCCGGTGAGCCCGATGAGAATGTGGAGCTAGTGTTCGCCGACATTGTTGCGTGGCTTGATGAGCGGAGTCGCCATTGGAAACCTGAAGAGCGGGTAAGGCCTCCATCTGAGCCCGAGATGTTCCACCAGGTGGCGCCCACGAAAATCACCCGCGTCGCCAGCAGCGGTGGCACAGAGGGTCCGGTGCCGGCACAAGGCCGGCCTCAACGGCGCGGCAGCTTCCTCTGTGGACTAGGTGGCCGACCACACCAGCAGCAATGTAGGATGTAG
- the LOC117847593 gene encoding caffeoylshikimate esterase isoform X2, whose product MHDWLKKRNDVSVSLTLACGIKLATAGYGVFGIDYEGHGKSMGARCYIQKFDNLVADCDRFFKSICAMEDYRNKSRFLYGESMGGAVALLLHRKDPIFWDGAVLVAPMCKISEKVKPHPVVITLLTQVEEIIPKWKIVPTKDVIDSAFKDPVKREKIRKNKLIYQDKPRLKTALELLRTSMDVEDSLSEVRMPFFILHGEADMVTDPEVSRALYERAASTDKTIKLYPGMWHGLTAGEPDENVELVFADIVAWLDERSRHWKPEERVRPPSEPEMFHQVAPTKITRVASSGGTEGPVPAQGRPQRRGSFLCGLGGRPHQQQCRM is encoded by the exons ATGCATGATTGGTTGAAAAAGCGAAACGATGTCTCAGTTTCACTAACTCTTG CATGTGGGATCAAGCTTGCCACAGCAGGGTATGGTGTGTTTGGGATTGATTATGAGGGCCACGGCAAGTCCATGGGTGCCAGGTGCTACATCCAGAAGTTTGATAATCTTGTGGCTGACTGCGACAGGTTCTTCAAGTCCATCTGTG CCATGGAGGATTACAGAAACAAAAGCCGATTCTTGTACGGCGAGTCCATGGGAGGAGCCGTGGCTCTACTGCTGCACAGGAAGGATCCGATCTTCTGGGACGGTGCTGTCCTTGTAGCGCCAATGTGCAAG ATATCAGAGAAAGTGAAACCACACCCCGTCGTGATCACCCTCCTGACGCAGGTGGAAGAGATCATCCCGAAGTGGAAGATAGTCCCCACCAAAGACGTCATCGACTCTGCGTTCAAGGACCCTGTGAAGCGCGAAAAG ATCAGGAAGAACAAGCTCATCTACCAGGACAAGCCCCGGCTTAAGACAGCACTGGAGCTGCTCAGAACCAGCATGGATGTGGAAGATAGCCTGTCAGAG GTGAGGATGCCATTCTTCATCCTGCACGGCGAGGCCGACATGGTGACTGACCCAGAGGTCAGCCGAGCCCTGTATGAGAGGGCAGCCAGCACTGACAAGACCATCAAGCTCTACCCAGGGATGTGGCACGGCCTCACCGCCGGTGAGCCCGATGAGAATGTGGAGCTAGTGTTCGCCGACATTGTTGCGTGGCTTGATGAGCGGAGTCGCCATTGGAAACCTGAAGAGCGGGTAAGGCCTCCATCTGAGCCCGAGATGTTCCACCAGGTGGCGCCCACGAAAATCACCCGCGTCGCCAGCAGCGGTGGCACAGAGGGTCCGGTGCCGGCACAAGGCCGGCCTCAACGGCGCGGCAGCTTCCTCTGTGGACTAGGTGGCCGACCACACCAGCAGCAATGTAGGATGTAG